A single region of the Scyliorhinus canicula chromosome 31, sScyCan1.1, whole genome shotgun sequence genome encodes:
- the LOC119958859 gene encoding late histone H2B.L4-like: MELIRDKVLVEEQINGLKSNKGAKKVIKKPAVKGSKKRRRSRKESYSIYIYKVMKQVHPDTGIASKAMSIMNSFVNDIFERIAGEASRLAHYNKRHTISSREIQTAVRLLLPGELAKHAVSEGTKAVTKYTSSK; this comes from the exons ATGGAATTAATCAGGGACAAGGTGTTGGTTGAAGAGCAAATCAACGGTCTGAAG TCCAATAAGGGAGCCAAGAAAGTCATTAAGAAACCGGCAGTAAAGGGCAGCAAGAAGCGGCGAAGGTCGAGGAAGGAGAGTTACTCCATCTACATCTACAAAGTGATGAAGCAGGTTCACCCCGACACCGGCATCGCCTCCAAGGCCATGAGCATCATGAACTCGTTCGTCAACGATATTTTCGAGCGTATCGCGGGTGAGGCTTCCCGCCTGGCCCATTACAACAAGCGCCACACCATCAGCTCCCGGGAGATCCAGACCGCCGTGCGCCTGCTGCTGCCCGGGGAACTGGCCAAGCACGCCGTGTCGGAAGGGACAAAGGCGGTGACCAAGTACACCAGCTCCAAGTAA